The following proteins come from a genomic window of Rutidosis leptorrhynchoides isolate AG116_Rl617_1_P2 chromosome 10, CSIRO_AGI_Rlap_v1, whole genome shotgun sequence:
- the LOC139872060 gene encoding guanine nucleotide-binding protein subunit beta-2-like, producing the protein MSVSELKERHIAATETLNSLKERLRERRLQLLDTDVASYAREQGKKPVAFGPTDLVCCRILQGHTGKVYSLDWTPDKNRIVSASQDGRLIVWNALTSQKTHAIKLPCAWVMTCAFSPNGQSVACGGLDSVCSIFDLSSPLDKDGNMPVSRMLSGHKGYVSSCQYVPDDDTRLITGSGDQTCVLWDINTGLRTSVFGGEFQSGHTSDILSVSISGSNSRMFISGSCDSTVRLWDARVASRAVKTFYGHQGDVNSVKFFPDGNRFGSGSDDGTCRLFDIRTGHQLQVYPPPQQQQGDYNAVNVKSIAFSMSGRLLFAGYSNGDCFVWDTLLAEVVLNLGTLQNSHEARVSCLGLSADGSALCTGSWDTSLKIWAFGGHRTVI; encoded by the exons ATGTCTGTCTCCGAGCTAAAAGAGAGACACATAGCTGCTACAGAAACCCTAAATTCACTCAAGGAACGGTTACGTGAAAGGCGTCTTCAACTTCTAGATACAGACG TTGCAAGTTATGCAAGAGAGCAAGGGAAGAAGCCGGTTGCTTTTGGTCCGACGGATCTGGTTTGTTGTCGCATCTTACAGGGACATACAGGGAAG GTGTATTCATTAGATTGGACTCCCGACAAGAACCGTATCGTTAGTGCATCACAAGATGGAAGATTAATAGTTTGGAATGCTCTCACAAGTCAAAAAACGCACGCCATTAAACTCCCATGTGCCTGGGTTATGACATGTGCCTTTTCGCCAAATGGACAGTCGGTTGCATGTGGCGGCCTTGATAGCGTATGTTCGATCTTCGATCTTAGCTCACCACTTGATAAGGATGGTAATATGCCAGTATCAAGAATGCTTAGTGGACACAAGGGTTACGTATCGTCTTGTCAATACGTTCCAGATGATGATACTCGGTTAATAACTGGTTCTGGTGATCAAACATGCGTATTATGGGATATAAATACAGGATTAAGAACATCTGTGTTTGGTGGGGAGTTTCAATCAGGGCATACCTCTGACATTCTTAG TGTGTCAATCAGTGGGTCCAACTCAAGAATGTTCATCTCCGGGTCATGTGATTCAACCGTGCGACTTTGGGATGCACGTGTTGCTAGTCGCGCAGTAAAAACATTTTACGGTCATCAAGGGGACGTTAATTCAGTAAAATTCTTCCCAGATGGAAATAGATTTGGAAGTGGATCTGATGACGGGACTTGCAGACTTTTTGACATTAGAACGGGTCACCAGCTCCAGGTGTACCCGCCACCTCAGCAGCAACAGGGTGATTATAACGCCGTTAATGTAAAGTCTATTGCTTTCTCCATGTCAGGACGTTTGCTTTTTGCTGGTTACTCTAATGGTGATTGCTTTGTATGGGATACTCTATTGGCAGAG GTTGTGTTAAATCTTGGAACACTCCAGAACTCACATGAGGCTCGTGTTAGCTGTCTGGGGTTGTCCGCTGATGGCAGTGC